The following are encoded together in the Desertifilum tharense IPPAS B-1220 genome:
- the nrdJ gene encoding ribonucleoside-triphosphate reductase, adenosylcobalamin-dependent, whose amino-acid sequence MVRELEKAISTGEFPEAAPVANPVFYRTYSRRIGDKRETWQEVCDRTVSGLTKLGKLTPPESALLYRMQSQLKALSSGRWLWVGGTEWVEQQQNFSGAYNCSSTNISDWRAFGLLMDLAMMGCGTGAVLEPRYINQLPPIRNRLNLSVQDTVGVTPALQRREETEVKVTGNTVIIHVGDSRKGWVNSYQTLLELSSDERFNGEVNVKVDLSDIRPAGEPLKGFGGVANPVKLPELYQRCTALLNKAVGRQLTSVECCLLIDEAAVTIVAGNIRRCLPEDALVHTSKGLVKIADVKVGDLVQTPLGFRRVVNKFDQGFQDVYEIETNATYPRATLNHKQAVLADAQGGICWKSTANLVEGDRLQHNQQILPGTVTHLPPDFTEARPLQSRTVKPLIIPDLTPEIAWLIGFTHGDGYVALGRNKHDKPYGRVEWSMNSLDTELTARIQGKIDAALALFGLSATHSLTEGENTAKSICSAIRLAEYFHRYIKQPNIPLEIPSFILQGSADIRAAYLAGLMDSDGAINNHPPILVTSVYRSFVRQVGAVLSSLGIAGRIAVNSPQKQGWQVKYSLTLPALKERYNALIAPHSLKGNLRQGLKMCGFTVPGSVMRETYTYSEMRDMGFQGSRTVDANYERYIVEANLSLDIPVTVKGLGSYDHIHTYDIEVEEAHCFYCDGYLTHNSAGMRQFNSHDELGATAKDNLWQQDENGNWRIDPERDSLRMANHTRVFHQKPTLEESINAVRKQYYSGEGAIQWAGEAVARSNVDLFTTPQQEKEFLQAYSKGEAKQWIQQHYPDIDEKELDHRLSRLGLNPCGEILGADFHCVDGNTLLITRDGLHPIRDVVGQTVEVWNGKRWSQVVPILTGQNRQLYRVSFGDGTYLDVTEKHRFFVKDRFGKDYEELTTAELSERLKASKYKLHTEPFQIVYTDGKFVEPTWAYTLGQLVGDGSLCKSHGKPQLQLRLYGVKRHQELTIAGRTSGEKRYYTESKEVPCLLYTGFQTHFDPEQVRLLKNTAPAFSEIATWDRESILHFVAGLADADGSRVESGGIRIYLSDYERAYRVYLLLAKCGIRSSINLQAKAGQITNLGMRNRDLWYLQITDCAAIPCQRLDTSGGHLPQAKGKYQIVQSVEALPGRHETFCFNEPEFHKGVFGGTLTGQCNLAEIHLNQIDPKNLQEQEDAFTAGALSVAILLNHQFTEPRYQYSRSIDPIVGVSFTGLFDFFVQAFGVEWLRWWEEGRPETEQGLAFKQQEADYLNRWREIVHRVVWDYCDNHQLKRPNRCTTVQPSGTKSLLTGASPGWHPPKAQRFLRRVTFRKNDPVALACIDYGYNVVPSQSDKDENGNLLNDPFDPRCSEWLVEIPVSVLWADLPGADEIDISKFSALAQMDFYMQVQKHYTRHNTSATIELRENEVEGLGQRIYQAIEEDEGYISAALLARFDDLQTFPRLPFEPISKQQYEQLLEEVQQRRTTMNFHTALSRYDLGEMVEAGPAGCDSDKCMLPEQQPN is encoded by the coding sequence ATGGTTCGAGAACTCGAAAAAGCCATCTCTACAGGTGAATTTCCTGAAGCCGCACCTGTTGCTAATCCCGTGTTTTACCGCACGTACAGCCGTCGCATTGGAGACAAGCGCGAAACCTGGCAAGAAGTGTGCGATCGCACTGTCTCCGGTTTAACCAAACTCGGCAAACTCACCCCCCCAGAATCCGCCCTCCTCTACCGGATGCAAAGCCAGCTTAAAGCCCTCTCCTCTGGGCGCTGGCTATGGGTTGGCGGCACCGAATGGGTAGAACAGCAACAAAACTTCTCTGGGGCCTACAACTGCTCCTCTACCAATATTAGCGACTGGCGAGCCTTTGGCTTACTGATGGATTTAGCGATGATGGGATGCGGCACAGGTGCAGTTCTCGAACCGCGTTATATTAATCAGCTTCCCCCCATTCGCAACCGCTTAAACCTCAGCGTACAAGATACCGTTGGCGTTACCCCCGCCCTGCAACGCCGCGAAGAAACGGAAGTAAAAGTTACAGGCAATACGGTCATTATTCATGTCGGCGACTCTCGTAAAGGTTGGGTGAATTCCTATCAAACTTTACTGGAACTTTCTAGCGACGAACGCTTTAACGGCGAAGTTAACGTTAAAGTCGATCTCAGCGATATTCGACCCGCAGGCGAACCCTTAAAAGGCTTTGGCGGCGTTGCCAACCCCGTTAAATTGCCCGAACTCTATCAGCGGTGTACTGCACTTTTAAATAAAGCTGTTGGTCGTCAATTAACTTCTGTTGAATGCTGCTTATTAATTGATGAAGCAGCCGTGACCATCGTCGCTGGCAATATCCGCCGATGTTTACCTGAAGATGCCTTAGTTCATACTTCTAAAGGTCTGGTTAAGATTGCCGATGTTAAAGTGGGCGACTTAGTACAGACTCCCTTGGGTTTTCGGCGAGTCGTCAATAAGTTCGATCAAGGTTTTCAAGATGTTTACGAAATTGAAACCAACGCCACTTATCCAAGGGCTACTTTAAACCACAAACAGGCGGTTCTAGCGGATGCTCAAGGGGGGATTTGTTGGAAGTCTACCGCGAATTTGGTAGAGGGCGATCGCCTGCAACACAACCAACAGATTCTTCCGGGGACAGTCACCCATTTACCCCCTGACTTTACAGAAGCTAGACCTCTGCAAAGTCGAACGGTAAAACCCTTGATTATTCCCGATCTGACACCCGAAATTGCTTGGTTAATTGGCTTTACTCACGGCGATGGTTATGTGGCTTTGGGTCGTAATAAGCACGATAAGCCCTATGGTCGCGTTGAATGGTCAATGAATAGCCTGGATACTGAATTAACCGCTAGAATTCAAGGCAAAATTGATGCAGCATTAGCTTTGTTTGGACTCTCGGCAACTCATAGCCTGACTGAGGGTGAAAATACAGCTAAATCCATCTGTTCGGCGATCCGCTTGGCAGAATATTTTCATCGCTACATTAAACAGCCCAATATTCCCTTAGAAATTCCTAGCTTTATTTTGCAGGGTTCAGCGGATATTAGGGCCGCTTATTTAGCCGGATTAATGGATAGCGATGGTGCAATTAATAATCACCCTCCTATCCTTGTAACTTCGGTGTATCGCTCATTTGTTAGACAAGTAGGGGCAGTTTTATCGAGTTTAGGAATTGCTGGCAGAATAGCCGTCAACTCCCCTCAAAAGCAAGGATGGCAGGTGAAATATAGTCTAACGCTTCCAGCTCTCAAAGAGCGGTACAATGCTTTAATTGCGCCTCATTCCTTAAAAGGAAACCTCCGACAAGGGCTGAAGATGTGCGGTTTCACTGTTCCCGGTTCAGTGATGCGTGAAACCTATACCTATAGCGAAATGCGAGATATGGGTTTTCAAGGATCTCGCACGGTGGATGCAAATTATGAGCGTTACATTGTTGAAGCCAATCTCTCATTAGATATCCCTGTTACAGTCAAGGGTTTGGGGAGTTACGACCATATCCACACTTACGATATTGAAGTAGAAGAAGCCCATTGTTTCTACTGCGATGGCTATCTCACTCATAACAGTGCGGGAATGCGTCAATTTAACTCCCATGATGAATTAGGGGCAACTGCAAAAGATAATTTATGGCAGCAGGATGAGAACGGTAACTGGCGAATTGACCCAGAACGCGATTCTCTGCGGATGGCAAATCATACCCGTGTTTTCCATCAAAAACCAACCCTAGAAGAATCGATTAATGCTGTGAGAAAGCAGTATTATTCGGGAGAAGGGGCAATTCAATGGGCGGGTGAAGCCGTTGCTCGTTCTAATGTCGATTTATTCACAACTCCTCAACAGGAAAAAGAGTTTTTGCAAGCCTATTCTAAAGGAGAGGCAAAGCAGTGGATTCAACAGCATTATCCTGACATTGATGAAAAAGAGTTAGACCATCGTTTAAGCCGTTTGGGTCTCAATCCTTGCGGAGAAATTTTAGGCGCAGATTTTCACTGTGTTGACGGCAATACTCTGCTCATTACCCGCGATGGACTGCACCCCATTCGGGATGTAGTCGGGCAAACGGTAGAAGTTTGGAATGGTAAACGCTGGAGTCAAGTTGTTCCAATTCTAACAGGGCAAAATCGTCAACTGTACCGTGTTTCTTTTGGCGATGGTACTTATTTAGATGTTACGGAAAAACACCGTTTCTTTGTCAAAGATCGTTTTGGCAAAGATTATGAGGAATTGACCACAGCAGAATTAAGCGAACGGCTGAAAGCGAGCAAATATAAACTGCATACAGAACCGTTCCAAATTGTTTACACTGATGGCAAATTTGTCGAACCCACTTGGGCTTATACTTTAGGGCAACTGGTGGGAGATGGTTCTCTCTGTAAATCGCATGGTAAGCCCCAGTTACAACTGAGGTTGTATGGGGTAAAACGTCACCAAGAATTAACGATTGCAGGGCGTACTTCTGGTGAAAAGCGCTATTACACTGAGTCCAAGGAAGTTCCCTGTTTGCTCTATACCGGATTTCAAACCCATTTCGATCCAGAGCAAGTCCGTTTACTCAAAAATACGGCTCCTGCCTTTAGTGAAATTGCCACTTGGGATCGGGAATCTATTTTGCACTTTGTAGCTGGGTTGGCTGATGCAGATGGTTCGAGAGTTGAAAGTGGTGGGATTCGGATTTATCTGTCCGATTACGAGCGCGCCTATCGAGTCTATTTGTTGTTGGCTAAATGTGGGATTCGTTCTTCTATTAATTTGCAAGCCAAGGCTGGACAGATTACAAATCTAGGAATGCGTAACCGGGATTTGTGGTATTTACAAATTACTGATTGTGCGGCTATTCCTTGTCAACGGCTGGATACTTCCGGAGGACATTTACCCCAGGCGAAAGGAAAGTATCAAATTGTGCAATCTGTGGAAGCTCTACCGGGTAGGCATGAAACCTTCTGCTTTAATGAGCCGGAGTTCCATAAAGGGGTGTTTGGTGGAACCTTAACAGGTCAATGTAATTTGGCTGAGATTCACCTCAATCAAATCGATCCGAAAAACTTGCAAGAACAGGAAGATGCGTTTACAGCCGGGGCGCTTTCGGTTGCCATTTTACTCAATCATCAATTTACCGAACCGCGCTATCAATATAGCCGTTCCATCGATCCAATTGTGGGGGTTTCCTTTACTGGGTTGTTTGACTTCTTTGTACAGGCGTTTGGGGTGGAATGGTTGCGTTGGTGGGAAGAAGGTCGCCCGGAAACTGAGCAAGGTTTAGCCTTTAAACAGCAGGAAGCGGACTATTTGAACCGCTGGCGCGAGATTGTGCATCGGGTAGTGTGGGATTATTGCGACAACCATCAGCTAAAACGCCCCAACCGTTGCACGACGGTACAGCCTAGCGGTACCAAGTCGCTGTTAACGGGTGCTTCCCCAGGATGGCATCCCCCCAAAGCCCAACGCTTTCTCCGTCGCGTCACCTTCCGTAAAAACGATCCGGTTGCCCTCGCCTGTATCGATTACGGTTACAATGTGGTGCCCTCGCAATCGGATAAGGACGAAAATGGCAACCTGCTAAACGATCCATTCGATCCCAGATGTTCGGAATGGTTGGTAGAAATTCCAGTATCGGTGCTTTGGGCAGACTTACCGGGGGCGGATGAAATTGACATCAGCAAGTTCTCAGCTTTAGCCCAAATGGACTTTTATATGCAAGTCCAAAAACACTATACGCGCCACAACACCAGCGCCACCATTGAGTTACGGGAAAATGAGGTGGAAGGTTTAGGTCAGCGCATCTATCAGGCCATTGAAGAGGATGAAGGCTACATTTCTGCGGCCCTCCTCGCCCGGTTTGATGACTTGCAAACCTTCCCCCGTCTGCCGTTTGAACCGATTAGCAAACAGCAGTACGAACAACTCCTAGAAGAAGTTCAGCAGCGGCGAACAACGATGAATTTCCATACAGCGTTAAGTCGCTATGACTTGGGCGAAATGGTGGAAGCAGGGCCTGCGGGATGCGATTCTGATAAGTGTATGTTGCCCGAACAACAACCCAATTAA